The genomic DNA TCGCAATCTATGTGAATTATTTTTCGTTGCATTGTGGCACTAGGCTGTATGTTTAACCAGTAGTCTAGCACAGTCATTTAAAATAACCAGACACTGGTTAATTCCTGCTTTGTTCCGAACCTAAGTGCCCGTAAATAACGAAAAAGCAGTCTTTAAAAGGCGGCTACTGTGTCTTTCACACTGTATTTACCCTTTTCATTCACATCAACGGTTCCCATAGCAATGCTTGGGTCGTGTGTGAAAAACAATTTGCCTTCTCGAGCGTTTAAGTCGGCAAGTAAACGGCGTTTTTCATCGATCAAAATTTCAGGGTATCGGTCATAGCCCATGCTCAGGGGTACGTGTACCCAAGCCGTTCCAGGTATGAGGTCTGCGGCAAAAACAACGGCGCCAATTTCACTGTCTATTTCAGTTAGCAGCATGCCTGGTGTGTGGCCATCGCTGTAATGAAAACGAAATGCGTCGCCTAAGAGTTCACAGCGTGTTCCTTGCACTCGGTGTAATTTTCCAGAGGTTTCTAACAAACTGTTTAAGTGCGGAATAAATGAAGCGCGATCACGTGGGTGAGGGGTTATCGCGCGTTGCCAAGCGGCTTCGCTGACGACAACATGAGCATTAGTGAATACGAGCTTTGGTTCTTCGCCCTCTTTATACGCCGTTAGCATGCCACCGGCATGATCGAAATGCATGTGGCTTAACACAATAATATCGATATCTTCTGGCGCTAATCCATGTTCGGCCAAAGAATCGAGAAGCACATGATTCGGCTCTTGAACACCAAAACGATCTTTCATCTCAGGAGAGAAAAACGCGCCCACGCCGGTTTCAAATAAGATGTTTTTACCTTCGTGTTGTACCAATAAGCATCGGCACTGCAAATGAATGCGATTAAGGTCGTCACAGTCGT from Reinekea marina includes the following:
- a CDS encoding MBL fold metallo-hydrolase, with product MKLTSLLGNSQKLDGGAMFGNAPKAMWQRWYDCDDLNRIHLQCRCLLVQHEGKNILFETGVGAFFSPEMKDRFGVQEPNHVLLDSLAEHGLAPEDIDIIVLSHMHFDHAGGMLTAYKEGEEPKLVFTNAHVVVSEAAWQRAITPHPRDRASFIPHLNSLLETSGKLHRVQGTRCELLGDAFRFHYSDGHTPGMLLTEIDSEIGAVVFAADLIPGTAWVHVPLSMGYDRYPEILIDEKRRLLADLNAREGKLFFTHDPSIAMGTVDVNEKGKYSVKDTVAAF